In Umboniibacter marinipuniceus, the sequence GCGTCATCGGAAGCATCAGCAGAGCGATTACGCGCTCACGGCATTCCCGTGTACGATCTGAATGAATCCGGCACCCTTGAATTCTATATTGATGGTGCGGACGAGAGTAATGAGCGCCTTGAACTCATCAAAGGTGGTGGCGCCGCGCTAACGCGCGAAAAAATTGTTGCGGCGGCGTCTAAAACCTTTATCTGCATTGCTGACGAATCAAAGTTGGTTAATGTCTTGGGCGAATTTCCTCTCCCGATAGAAGTGATTCCCATGGCGCGTAGCTACGTGGCACGTGAGCTTGTGGCTATGGGTGCGGACCCTGTATATCGTGAAGGCGTGGTGACGGACAACGGGAATATTATTTTAGATCTCTACAACTTTCAGATCGCCACACCACGCGCGATTGAAACCGCAATCAACCAAATTGTTGGCGTAGTGACTAATGGTCTATTTGCTAATCGACCGGCCGATATCCTGATGTTAGCTACTCAAGACGGCGTAGTGACAAAAACAGTGGGTTAAACTACCCAAGGAAATAAGCCATCAAGTTTAGCGCTTGATGGCTTTCGTCATTAGAAGTTGTTATCTGGAATCCCAAGCACTGCTCTGGTGACAAGAACGAAGCCATTCCCCGTGCCAGTCACCATCTCCAACCACAGGTGGATTAAGCCCTTAGCGACTAATCATCTTCGGTTGAATTCTGTTTCGCCTCATTGAACAAATCACTCATCGACGATCGGAATTCCTCTGCATCATGCACCGGCGCAAAACGCAATTTTTCATTGAGAAGCAACTCATTATAGACGGCGGCCGACTCGGCATCGGTTGCGTCTTCGTTGACTTGAATATAAGTATCAAAACAAATCGCTATCAGCAACAAGTTACACGCCAAAGTTCGCTTTATAAAGTTCCAATGAGTCACCCAAGTGAGTGCTCCATAGAGCGTCAGCACAAGCAGTATAACCTTGCTGAGAAAGCCAACCATTAGCAGAACCATTGACCCGCCTACGTTGTAGGAGAGCCAGCCAAGCAGATAAGTACCGACTTCCATCAACAGTGCGACACCAGCACCCAGTGCTAGTAATTGCCAAAAATAGCCTTTACCACGCAGTAGTACACCCACTGCGTAGCCCCCGGCCGCCAGACCAAGTAGCCATAGATATTGTAAGACACCCGCGCGGAAGGAGCTCGCAACGCTAAACTCTTCAAAGCCATAAAGGTATTCAACGAACACACTATTGATGACGAGTAAAAAATAGGCAATCAACGCTATTGGCAATGAGCGTTTCAGGCTCGGCGGCAACGCTGGCGCCGACTGCACAGCATGATCCGTATCAATGACTTCAAAGACGTGTTCACCCAATTCAAATTTTTCGCCTGCCACTAACTGAATGCGATCGCCTAGCGAGCTACCAAAACGATTTCGAATACCATTTTCACTATTCGTGTCTAGCAGCCAAAACTTGCCGTCGTCGTCTTCAACAACTTTCGCATGAGCTGGCGAGACATAACTATCGTGCAAACAGACGTCCATTTCTGCGGCCGAACCTAGACTTAGGTTATTACGCAGTGGTACCCGTTGTTCGTGCTGACGATGAGTTCGATACACTCTTAAAAGCATCATAATACCGTCTCCAAGAGCTTATCGATCACCTGCTGCGCGGAGGATTTGCTCACCCCCTCCAAAGCTAGTGCGGTCATTGCCACTTGACCATCTTGAGGCGGGGAGCCGATCTTAAAATAGACATCGTACAAGGGTGCAAAGCGTTTATAGGCGCGAACGCAGACAATCGTTTTATGCCCACCATAACTGCCTTCTAAAAAGGCTTCATGACAGCTCATTGGACCAACGTAATCGGTATCGCTGGGAGATTGACGTCCCAAATTC encodes:
- the rpiA gene encoding ribose-5-phosphate isomerase RpiA codes for the protein MNQDQLKASVAQAALQHILPQLNSDTILGIGTGSTANFFIDFLAEHKGAFDGCVASSEASAERLRAHGIPVYDLNESGTLEFYIDGADESNERLELIKGGGAALTREKIVAAASKTFICIADESKLVNVLGEFPLPIEVIPMARSYVARELVAMGADPVYREGVVTDNGNIILDLYNFQIATPRAIETAINQIVGVVTNGLFANRPADILMLATQDGVVTKTVG
- a CDS encoding FHA domain-containing protein yields the protein MMLLRVYRTHRQHEQRVPLRNNLSLGSAAEMDVCLHDSYVSPAHAKVVEDDDGKFWLLDTNSENGIRNRFGSSLGDRIQLVAGEKFELGEHVFEVIDTDHAVQSAPALPPSLKRSLPIALIAYFLLVINSVFVEYLYGFEEFSVASSFRAGVLQYLWLLGLAAGGYAVGVLLRGKGYFWQLLALGAGVALLMEVGTYLLGWLSYNVGGSMVLLMVGFLSKVILLVLTLYGALTWVTHWNFIKRTLACNLLLIAICFDTYIQVNEDATDAESAAVYNELLLNEKLRFAPVHDAEEFRSSMSDLFNEAKQNSTEDD